A genomic stretch from Ureibacillus composti includes:
- a CDS encoding MerR family transcriptional regulator — protein MSRELRRAMPLLPISMVMQLTELTARQIRYYEEHKLIEPARSESNRRMFSLDDVDALLEIRELLEQGINMAGIKKVFDLRKVNKIKSLNNMAMSDSELRSILREEMQQAQIMQKTSIRQGDLSRFYQRKSE, from the coding sequence ATGAGTCGAGAACTTCGAAGGGCAATGCCGTTACTCCCTATTAGCATGGTCATGCAATTAACGGAGTTAACAGCAAGACAAATTCGTTATTACGAAGAACATAAGCTGATTGAACCTGCTCGATCAGAAAGCAATCGGAGAATGTTTTCTCTAGATGATGTAGATGCATTATTAGAGATCCGAGAGCTTCTCGAACAAGGCATTAATATGGCTGGCATCAAAAAAGTGTTCGACCTTCGAAAGGTGAACAAAATCAAGAGTTTGAACAACATGGCAATGTCTGATTCGGAACTTCGATCTATTTTGCGTGAGGAGATGCAACAAGCACAAATCATGCAGAAAACATCAATCAGACAAGGGGATTTATCTCGTTTTTATCAAAGAAAAAGCGAGTAG
- the glnA gene encoding type I glutamate--ammonia ligase → MGKYTKEDIKTIVKNENVKFIRLQFTDILGTIKNVEIPVSQLEKALDDKMMFDGSSIEGFVRIEESDMYLKPDLDTFVIFPWTAEKGKVARLICDIANPDGSPFAGDPRSNLKRVLSSMEELGFTSFNLGPEPEFFLFKLDEKGEPTLELNDDGGYFDLAPTDLGENCRRDIVLELEEMGFEIEASHHEVAPGQHEIDFKYANALEACDNIQTFKLVVKTIARKHGLHATFMPKPLFGVNGSGMHANLSLFSGDKNAFYDEGADLQLSDTARQFMAGIMKHAKAFTAVTNPLVNSYKRLVPGYEAPCYIAWSARNRSPLIRIPASRGLSTRIEVRSVDPAANPYLAMAVLLEAGLDGIRNELTPPAPVDRNIYIMNSAELKENGIDSLPGSLLDALGELAKDEVIKGALGEHIYSNFKEAKEIEFDMFRTHVSPWEREQYMKMY, encoded by the coding sequence ATGGGGAAATACACAAAAGAGGATATTAAAACAATTGTAAAAAATGAAAATGTGAAGTTTATTCGTTTACAGTTCACTGACATTTTAGGAACAATCAAAAACGTAGAAATTCCTGTAAGCCAATTAGAAAAAGCTTTAGATGACAAAATGATGTTTGACGGATCTTCAATTGAAGGGTTTGTACGTATTGAAGAATCAGATATGTACCTAAAACCTGATTTAGATACTTTTGTTATCTTCCCTTGGACAGCAGAAAAAGGTAAAGTGGCACGACTAATTTGCGATATTGCAAATCCAGACGGTTCACCATTTGCTGGTGACCCACGTTCAAACTTAAAAAGAGTTCTTTCTAGTATGGAAGAGTTAGGTTTTACAAGCTTTAACTTAGGGCCTGAACCAGAGTTCTTCTTATTCAAATTAGATGAAAAAGGTGAACCAACTTTAGAATTAAATGATGATGGCGGATATTTCGACTTAGCACCAACTGATTTAGGTGAAAACTGCCGTCGTGATATCGTATTAGAACTTGAAGAAATGGGCTTTGAAATTGAAGCTTCTCACCACGAGGTTGCTCCAGGACAACACGAAATTGATTTCAAATATGCCAATGCTTTAGAAGCTTGCGATAACATTCAAACATTCAAGCTAGTTGTAAAAACAATCGCACGCAAACACGGTTTACATGCAACGTTTATGCCAAAACCATTATTCGGAGTAAATGGTTCTGGAATGCACGCGAACCTTTCACTATTCAGTGGTGATAAAAATGCATTCTATGATGAGGGTGCAGACTTACAACTTTCGGATACTGCTCGTCAATTCATGGCAGGGATTATGAAACATGCGAAAGCCTTTACGGCAGTAACGAACCCACTAGTAAACTCTTATAAACGTTTAGTGCCTGGTTATGAAGCACCATGTTACATTGCGTGGTCTGCACGTAACCGATCACCTTTAATTCGTATCCCAGCTTCTCGTGGTCTATCAACTCGTATTGAAGTTCGCTCAGTAGACCCAGCGGCAAATCCATACTTAGCAATGGCTGTTCTATTAGAGGCTGGTTTAGATGGAATTCGCAATGAGTTAACACCACCGGCACCTGTAGATCGTAACATCTACATTATGAATAGTGCAGAGTTAAAAGAAAATGGAATTGATAGTTTACCAGGTTCATTGCTTGATGCTTTAGGAGAATTAGCAAAAGATGAAGTAATTAAAGGTGCATTAGGGGAGCACATTTACTCCAACTTTAAAGAAGCGAAAGAAATCGAGTTTGACATGTTCCGTACACATGTTTCACCTTGGGAACGCGAACAATACATGAAAATGTACTAA
- a CDS encoding cupin domain-containing protein: MAEATAEIKEFMKSSIVTDYTKDIQQYNLGPLWEAIPEIMNKTPQPHAQAYLWSDELIKKKMAEAAEIFTPERGGERRAIYFQNPGLTYRQPWGWASTTQTIYAAVQMLLPGEKAPSHRHSQSALRFISEGSGAYTIVQGERIFMEEGDFLITPKNLWHGHEHLGTEPMIWMDALDIPTIYSIGGTFFEPFEDGLQQPNIPDNFTEKRYRGGMVRPVGDDKYTVAPLANYKWDRTVEGIKGLMEFDPNPHHGFAVEYINPSTGKSANPTLGTRMQHLPKDFHTKALRHTHSTVYQVHKGTGYSVINGVRFDWKKGDYFVVPNWAWYEHVATEDSYLFSVNDIPIMDRFDLEQEQALDTNNGHQTITGEFQAAFR, encoded by the coding sequence ATGGCTGAAGCAACTGCAGAAATTAAAGAGTTTATGAAAAGCTCAATTGTAACCGATTACACAAAAGATATTCAACAATACAACTTAGGTCCACTTTGGGAAGCAATCCCTGAAATCATGAACAAAACACCGCAACCACACGCACAAGCATATCTTTGGAGCGATGAGTTAATTAAAAAGAAAATGGCTGAAGCAGCTGAAATCTTTACCCCAGAACGTGGTGGTGAACGCCGGGCGATCTACTTCCAAAATCCTGGCTTAACTTACCGTCAACCATGGGGCTGGGCTTCAACTACTCAAACAATTTACGCTGCTGTTCAAATGTTATTACCTGGTGAAAAAGCACCTTCCCACCGTCATTCTCAAAGTGCACTACGCTTTATTTCAGAAGGTTCGGGCGCATACACAATCGTGCAAGGTGAACGTATTTTCATGGAGGAAGGCGACTTCTTAATCACACCTAAAAACTTATGGCATGGTCACGAGCATTTAGGAACAGAGCCAATGATTTGGATGGACGCTCTAGATATCCCAACAATCTACTCTATCGGTGGTACATTCTTTGAACCATTTGAAGACGGTTTACAACAACCTAATATTCCAGATAACTTTACTGAAAAACGTTACCGTGGTGGCATGGTACGTCCAGTAGGCGATGATAAATATACAGTAGCTCCACTTGCAAACTACAAATGGGATCGTACTGTTGAAGGAATTAAAGGTTTAATGGAATTCGATCCAAATCCACACCATGGTTTTGCTGTAGAGTACATTAATCCATCAACTGGTAAATCTGCGAACCCTACATTAGGAACTCGCATGCAACATTTACCAAAGGATTTCCATACAAAAGCATTACGTCATACACATTCAACTGTTTACCAAGTACATAAAGGTACAGGTTACTCAGTAATCAACGGCGTACGTTTTGATTGGAAAAAAGGCGATTACTTCGTTGTACCAAACTGGGCTTGGTATGAACATGTTGCAACTGAAGATTCTTACCTATTCTCAGTAAACGATATTCCAATTATGGATCGCTTCGACTTAGAACAAGAACAAGCTTTAGATACAAATAATGGTCACCAAACAATTACTGGGGAATTCCAGGCTGCGTTCCGTTAA
- a CDS encoding fumarylacetoacetate hydrolase family protein, whose product MKLINFTVAGHTRAGAIVDDKVIDLNYAYQAQLKAEGKYRYEEIAHAFVPNNTDELYQGGKESLQLAQNAIDFILANPESFDKQVIYNREEVKVEAPVGRPGKIICVGHNFRKHIQEMGRELPSHPVIFAKFANTILGPDDAIPFYPISEQLDYEAEFTFVIGKQARNVSEEDALDYVAGYTITNDVTYRDIQRRTLQWLQGKTVDGSAPMGPYLVTADEIGDPSGLSMVLKVNGEVRQSTNTDDFVFNVPKLVSFLSGLMTLEPGDVVLTGTPGGVGVAMNPPQFLKDGDVVTIEVDKIGSLENKVLATEAVVTV is encoded by the coding sequence ATGAAACTTATTAACTTTACAGTTGCAGGACATACACGAGCAGGAGCTATCGTTGATGATAAAGTAATCGACTTGAACTATGCATATCAAGCACAGTTAAAGGCTGAGGGAAAATACCGTTATGAAGAAATCGCACATGCATTTGTACCAAATAACACAGACGAGTTATATCAAGGGGGTAAAGAATCTCTTCAATTGGCACAAAATGCAATCGACTTCATTTTAGCGAACCCTGAAAGTTTCGATAAACAAGTAATCTATAACCGCGAAGAAGTGAAAGTTGAAGCACCAGTCGGACGTCCAGGAAAAATTATTTGTGTTGGTCACAACTTCCGTAAACATATTCAAGAAATGGGACGTGAATTACCATCTCACCCAGTAATCTTTGCTAAATTTGCTAACACAATTTTAGGTCCAGATGATGCTATTCCGTTCTATCCAATTTCGGAACAACTTGATTATGAAGCTGAATTCACTTTTGTAATCGGTAAACAAGCTCGCAATGTTTCTGAAGAAGATGCACTTGACTATGTTGCAGGTTATACAATTACAAATGACGTGACTTACCGTGATATTCAACGCCGTACTCTACAATGGCTACAAGGTAAAACAGTAGACGGTAGTGCACCAATGGGTCCTTACCTAGTAACAGCTGATGAAATTGGTGATCCATCTGGCTTATCTATGGTATTAAAAGTAAATGGTGAAGTTCGTCAGTCTACAAATACAGATGATTTCGTATTTAATGTTCCTAAATTAGTTTCCTTCTTATCAGGTCTTATGACACTTGAACCAGGTGATGTAGTATTAACTGGTACTCCTGGTGGTGTTGGAGTAGCAATGAACCCACCTCAATTCTTAAAAGATGGCGACGTTGTCACAATTGAAGTTGATAAAATTGGTTCACTTGAAAATAAAGTATTAGCAACAGAAGCAGTTGTTACTGTTTAA
- a CDS encoding IclR family transcriptional regulator, translating into MKIESKPAVIQSLQIGLNLLEILASEKEPLKFTEIQNLTSMTKSNLHKYLATLCQFGMVYRNQQNNTYTLGPKLVQLGNAALGQSSLIEVAIPFFKKINEHTNLTALLAVPSVKGPLVSYILSADYGINIGAQIGATLPMSSSTGVIFSAFEVKTSMIEWEQEELSKLSKADLEELQHKKDETRNTLFASKIEPLIKHVSSFSVPILNYNNELIGAITIVGHTETVPVTVEHPISQFVLDIALQISQSHGFSK; encoded by the coding sequence ATGAAAATTGAATCAAAACCAGCAGTAATTCAATCATTACAGATTGGACTCAACTTGCTCGAAATTCTTGCATCTGAAAAGGAACCATTAAAATTCACAGAAATTCAAAATTTAACTTCTATGACGAAAAGTAATTTACATAAATATTTAGCCACACTTTGTCAATTCGGCATGGTTTATCGAAATCAACAAAATAATACCTATACACTTGGACCAAAACTCGTTCAACTTGGCAATGCAGCTTTAGGCCAATCCTCGTTAATTGAGGTTGCAATCCCATTCTTTAAAAAAATAAATGAGCATACGAATTTAACCGCGCTGCTTGCGGTACCATCAGTAAAAGGACCGCTTGTTTCATACATCTTGAGTGCAGATTATGGCATTAATATCGGGGCACAAATTGGAGCTACTCTACCGATGTCTTCTTCTACTGGAGTAATCTTTTCAGCATTTGAAGTAAAAACATCGATGATTGAATGGGAACAAGAAGAATTATCAAAACTTAGCAAAGCTGACCTGGAAGAACTGCAGCATAAAAAAGATGAAACAAGAAATACGCTTTTCGCCTCAAAAATTGAGCCTCTCATCAAACATGTCTCTTCTTTTAGTGTTCCAATCTTAAACTATAACAACGAACTTATTGGCGCTATTACGATAGTCGGTCATACTGAAACTGTACCAGTGACGGTTGAACATCCTATTAGCCAGTTCGTTCTTGACATCGCCTTACAAATATCTCAATCTCACGGTTTTTCGAAATAA
- a CDS encoding FAD-dependent monooxygenase, with amino-acid sequence MANVSDIIVVGGGIGGLAAALSIQKNTGKSISIFEQAPEFGEVGAGIQLAPNALEVLDYLGVKEEILKVAVLPKRLVLKDVYTAKELATLDLGEEFQKEFGQPYVVLHRSDLHRVLFEACQKHENIKFFNNQIIQNAEQNEGIVTVTNQNGETYTAEAVIGADGLKSNIRKRFANDEPINSTYVAYRGAIPIEEVAESAELDLDDVIMWIGPNLHMVQYPVRRGELYNQVVVFKSYDATKEDWGNPDEMAKRFEGAHPKVEKAIKYINKQFRWPMFDRLPIDNWTEGNITLLGDAAHPMLQYLAQGGVQALEDSYILGEQLKANDSYEDAFQKYQEIRIPRSAMVQTSARKWGEIIHAEDELLIMMRDATFARHESQDFNAVDFLYGIFNKYKTEKLIKA; translated from the coding sequence ATGGCTAATGTAAGCGATATCATTGTTGTAGGTGGAGGAATAGGGGGCTTAGCAGCTGCTCTATCAATTCAAAAAAATACTGGTAAATCTATTTCTATATTTGAGCAAGCGCCCGAATTTGGCGAGGTTGGTGCTGGGATCCAATTAGCTCCAAATGCATTAGAGGTATTAGATTATTTAGGTGTAAAAGAAGAAATTTTAAAAGTGGCAGTATTACCAAAACGATTAGTACTTAAAGATGTATATACAGCAAAAGAGTTAGCAACTTTAGATTTAGGAGAAGAATTCCAAAAAGAATTTGGACAGCCGTACGTTGTATTACACCGTTCAGATTTACATAGAGTTCTATTCGAAGCATGTCAAAAACATGAAAATATTAAATTCTTTAATAATCAAATAATCCAAAACGCAGAACAAAACGAAGGAATTGTGACTGTCACAAACCAAAATGGTGAAACATATACAGCTGAAGCAGTAATCGGAGCGGACGGATTAAAATCAAATATTCGTAAACGCTTTGCAAATGACGAGCCAATTAACTCTACTTACGTAGCTTACCGTGGAGCAATTCCAATTGAAGAAGTAGCAGAAAGTGCAGAATTAGATTTAGATGACGTAATTATGTGGATAGGTCCAAATCTTCATATGGTACAATACCCAGTACGTCGTGGTGAATTATACAATCAAGTAGTGGTATTCAAATCGTATGACGCTACAAAAGAAGATTGGGGTAACCCAGACGAAATGGCAAAACGTTTCGAAGGTGCTCATCCAAAAGTAGAAAAAGCAATCAAATATATTAATAAACAATTCCGTTGGCCAATGTTTGACCGTCTTCCAATTGATAACTGGACAGAAGGTAATATTACGTTACTTGGTGACGCTGCTCATCCAATGCTACAATACCTTGCACAAGGTGGCGTACAGGCATTAGAGGATTCTTACATCTTAGGTGAACAATTAAAAGCAAATGATTCTTATGAAGATGCATTCCAAAAATATCAAGAAATTCGTATCCCACGTTCGGCAATGGTACAAACAAGTGCACGTAAATGGGGTGAAATCATTCACGCAGAAGATGAACTTTTAATTATGATGCGTGATGCTACATTTGCAAGACATGAATCACAAGATTTCAATGCAGTTGACTTCCTATACGGTATTTTCAATAAATATAAAACAGAAAAATTAATAAAAGCTTAA
- a CDS encoding IclR family transcriptional regulator, whose protein sequence is MNKTTTIGSLAQGIKIIDVIAQSESPLKFTEVQELTGISKSNLYKYLNTLTQMDLLYRDQKQGHYSLGYKFLEYGSAAMKNNDLIGRLTPYFKEISNLTNMSTSLSVWLNDTPVITNIWNTNFGLNIGAQIGTKLPLLSAAGKIFAAYANTDEVQNWIEQEQAKQPAFPTDSFKEELKKITKSHVAFAKEPLVNHVSSWSLPILNYKNELIAAVAIIGFTEDIPKDDSSEVVQQVIQMVKEMSRSYGYKG, encoded by the coding sequence ATGAATAAAACAACTACCATTGGCTCACTCGCACAAGGTATTAAAATTATTGATGTCATTGCGCAAAGTGAATCACCACTAAAATTTACCGAAGTTCAAGAACTAACAGGAATTTCTAAGAGTAATCTCTATAAATATTTAAATACATTAACACAAATGGATCTTCTTTACCGCGATCAAAAACAAGGACACTATTCTTTAGGTTATAAATTCCTTGAATATGGTAGTGCTGCAATGAAGAATAATGATTTAATTGGCAGATTAACTCCTTATTTTAAAGAAATTAGTAATTTAACAAATATGTCCACTTCTTTATCGGTGTGGCTAAATGATACACCTGTCATTACAAACATCTGGAACACCAATTTTGGACTTAATATTGGAGCACAAATCGGAACAAAGCTCCCTCTTTTGTCTGCAGCAGGAAAAATATTTGCTGCATACGCTAACACTGATGAAGTACAAAATTGGATTGAACAAGAACAAGCGAAACAACCAGCTTTTCCTACTGATTCTTTTAAAGAGGAATTAAAAAAAATAACTAAATCTCATGTGGCATTTGCAAAAGAGCCTCTTGTGAATCATGTATCTTCTTGGAGTTTACCGATTTTAAATTATAAAAATGAGCTGATTGCTGCTGTTGCCATTATTGGTTTTACTGAAGATATACCAAAAGATGACTCCTCCGAAGTAGTGCAACAAGTCATTCAAATGGTAAAAGAAATGTCACGGTCTTACGGTTACAAAGGCTGA
- a CDS encoding DinB family protein — MTTAVINEKVGTFVKSIEGIVDVLNNTEESILYVKPSEAEWSAMQIVSHVLEAVDFWVTDLEALLIVPGAKWGRNHEHVRRLAAVEESVVAQLKKEDAVVALQNLVPKVEAALGKVNEESLERTAPSYNPNFDGKPLSFLIDHLIIKHVQGHHDQIVRHLAKVQQ; from the coding sequence ATGACAACAGCAGTAATTAATGAAAAGGTGGGAACTTTTGTAAAAAGTATTGAGGGTATTGTGGACGTGCTAAACAATACAGAGGAATCAATACTTTATGTAAAACCTTCTGAAGCAGAATGGTCTGCGATGCAAATTGTATCCCATGTATTAGAAGCAGTTGATTTCTGGGTAACGGATTTAGAAGCGCTACTAATTGTACCAGGTGCAAAATGGGGACGTAATCATGAACACGTGCGTCGTCTAGCTGCGGTTGAAGAGAGCGTGGTTGCACAATTGAAAAAAGAGGATGCTGTTGTAGCACTTCAAAACCTAGTGCCAAAAGTTGAGGCAGCACTTGGAAAAGTAAACGAAGAAAGTTTAGAAAGAACTGCTCCAAGCTATAATCCAAACTTTGATGGCAAACCACTTTCATTCTTAATTGATCATTTAATTATAAAACACGTACAAGGACATCATGACCAAATTGTACGTCACTTAGCAAAAGTACAACAATAA
- a CDS encoding TlpA disulfide reductase family protein codes for MRKKVISLSLLTVILSVMIWTFYINWPKNNNQQTETILTSTEFLKMNKTGEDTTDYVEEKEQPIQNENEKTNSSHNHELGDEKAEGGESEHKEIIVYDEHAGHDHEMNESEVSNVNSTAKDFQLKTLDGKTVRLSDLKGKKVLLNFWATWCPPCREEMPELQKYYEELAEKNNVVFLGVNITDQEFGTKSVREFVDYYGLTFPILLDETGDVSIDYEILSIPTTFIINEQGMIVKQINGPVNLEMLHQLLGE; via the coding sequence GTGAGGAAAAAGGTCATTTCACTTTCTTTACTAACCGTAATCCTTAGTGTGATGATTTGGACATTTTATATAAATTGGCCGAAAAATAATAATCAACAAACAGAAACTATTTTAACTTCAACAGAATTCTTGAAAATGAATAAAACAGGGGAAGATACTACTGATTATGTAGAAGAAAAGGAACAACCTATTCAAAATGAAAATGAAAAGACAAATTCATCACATAATCATGAACTTGGGGATGAAAAAGCTGAAGGCGGGGAAAGCGAACATAAAGAAATAATTGTTTATGATGAACATGCTGGACATGATCATGAAATGAATGAATCCGAAGTATCAAACGTAAATAGCACGGCAAAAGATTTCCAATTAAAAACATTGGACGGCAAAACTGTTCGGCTGTCAGATTTAAAAGGGAAAAAGGTTTTACTAAACTTTTGGGCGACTTGGTGTCCACCGTGTAGAGAAGAAATGCCTGAGCTTCAAAAGTATTATGAGGAATTAGCTGAAAAAAATAATGTAGTGTTTTTAGGGGTCAATATTACAGACCAAGAGTTCGGTACCAAGTCGGTTCGTGAATTTGTTGATTATTATGGCCTCACATTTCCAATACTACTTGATGAAACTGGGGATGTATCAATCGATTATGAGATCTTATCCATTCCGACAACCTTTATCATTAATGAACAAGGAATGATTGTTAAGCAAATTAATGGCCCTGTTAATTTGGAAATGCTACATCAATTGCTTGGAGAATAG
- a CDS encoding cupin domain-containing protein produces MQVFSTPYVLGTKSKQAGRIFGEQQFDVMNIQLQTGEEIPSHKADEDVLIIVKSGKVAFTVEGQETELTSETLLHMSPSEIHSLRAVEDTDVIVVKIKQPI; encoded by the coding sequence GTGCAAGTTTTTTCAACGCCATATGTACTAGGAACAAAAAGTAAACAAGCTGGACGAATTTTCGGCGAACAACAATTTGATGTTATGAATATTCAATTGCAAACCGGTGAAGAAATTCCTTCACACAAAGCAGATGAGGACGTCTTAATTATTGTGAAAAGTGGGAAAGTCGCTTTTACTGTGGAAGGTCAGGAAACAGAGCTAACGAGTGAGACGTTGCTACATATGAGTCCGTCAGAAATTCACAGTCTTCGGGCAGTGGAAGATACGGATGTTATCGTGGTGAAAATTAAACAACCAATATAA